One genomic region from Haloterrigena gelatinilytica encodes:
- the dph2 gene encoding diphthamide biosynthesis enzyme Dph2 encodes MSQESEYTEGDLRNTGMQLKHDREWDYELEQIVEAIEERDAKKVGLQFPEGLKRRGPAVADDLRELSDDDVTFMLSGQPCYGACDLDTYLMKRTDVFVHFGHSPMKNTDKVIYVPLFSNVEVTPIMEEALDTLEPPEETEDVGLVTTAQHMNRYEEMSEFLEERGYDVHSRRGDERLTHEGQVLGCNYASADVPADQVLYVGGGKFHPLGLAMEYPDKHVVIADPVNNVVTVADTEKFMKQRYGAVHRAMDAEKWGVIFCTKIGQGRWEQAQEILDDNDDAYLITMDEVTPDRLRNFDMDAFVNTGCPRITTDDGPQFHKPMLTPGEYEIAVGNKSLEDLSFDTFHGTW; translated from the coding sequence ATGAGTCAGGAGTCGGAGTACACCGAGGGGGACCTCCGGAACACCGGAATGCAGCTCAAACACGACCGCGAGTGGGACTACGAACTCGAGCAGATCGTCGAAGCCATCGAGGAGCGGGACGCGAAGAAGGTCGGCCTGCAGTTCCCGGAGGGACTGAAACGGCGCGGCCCGGCCGTCGCCGACGACCTCCGCGAACTGTCCGACGACGACGTGACGTTCATGCTCTCGGGTCAGCCCTGTTACGGCGCCTGCGACCTCGACACCTATCTGATGAAGCGCACCGACGTGTTCGTCCACTTCGGCCACTCGCCGATGAAGAACACGGACAAGGTGATCTACGTGCCGCTGTTCTCGAACGTCGAGGTCACGCCGATCATGGAGGAGGCCCTCGATACCCTGGAGCCGCCCGAGGAGACCGAAGACGTCGGTCTCGTGACGACGGCCCAGCACATGAACCGCTACGAGGAGATGAGCGAGTTCCTCGAGGAACGGGGCTACGACGTCCACAGCCGTCGCGGCGACGAGCGGCTGACCCACGAGGGGCAGGTGCTCGGCTGTAACTACGCGAGCGCGGACGTGCCGGCGGATCAGGTCCTCTACGTCGGCGGCGGAAAGTTCCATCCCCTGGGCTTGGCGATGGAATACCCCGACAAGCACGTCGTCATCGCCGACCCCGTCAACAACGTCGTCACCGTCGCCGACACCGAGAAGTTCATGAAACAGCGGTACGGCGCCGTCCACCGCGCGATGGACGCCGAGAAGTGGGGCGTCATCTTCTGTACCAAGATCGGCCAGGGCCGCTGGGAGCAGGCCCAGGAGATCCTCGACGACAACGACGACGCCTACCTCATCACGATGGACGAGGTGACGCCGGACCGCCTGCGCAACTTCGACATGGACGCGTTCGTCAACACCGGCTGTCCGCGGATCACGACCGACGACGGCCCGCAGTTCCACAAGCCGATGCTCACGCCCGGCGAGTACGAGATCGCCGTCGGCAACAAGTCCCTCGAGGATCTCTCCTTCGACACGTTCCACGGAACCTGGTAG
- a CDS encoding TFIIB-type zinc ribbon-containing protein, whose amino-acid sequence MNCPRCQGSLEELSLGDVSTTMCPHCGFADIPVDHIREGEEPESWRDAFNRFYES is encoded by the coding sequence ATGAACTGTCCACGGTGTCAGGGCTCGCTCGAGGAACTCTCGTTGGGCGACGTCTCGACGACCATGTGTCCCCACTGTGGATTCGCGGACATCCCCGTCGACCACATCCGCGAGGGGGAAGAGCCGGAATCCTGGCGCGACGCGTTCAACCGGTTTTACGAGAGTTGA
- a CDS encoding superoxide dismutase, with translation MSNGQLDSGFRRRNVLETIGGTAAIALLGTGATTVPAAADDDEAAVTGRHPRYRLPDLPYAYDALEPHIDERIMELHHSEHHQSYVDGANAALEAFESMRSAGEFDGVRAAKRDFSFNLSGHVNHTVFWESMSPDGGGAPEGDLAAALESQFGSFEAFQAEFTATANAVEGDGWAMLFYEPLADALVVGQVEDQNELAHQRAVPILALDVWEHAYYLQYENDREAYVEAWWNVVDWGGVGKRYELLTETAGTELEADGVRSS, from the coding sequence ATGTCAAACGGCCAATTGGATTCCGGATTCCGACGACGAAACGTCTTAGAAACGATCGGCGGCACGGCCGCTATCGCGTTGCTCGGTACGGGTGCGACGACGGTACCGGCGGCCGCGGACGACGATGAGGCAGCCGTAACCGGGCGTCATCCGCGATATCGACTGCCCGACCTCCCGTACGCGTACGACGCGCTCGAGCCGCACATCGACGAGCGGATCATGGAGCTCCACCACAGCGAACACCACCAGTCGTACGTCGACGGCGCGAACGCGGCACTCGAGGCGTTCGAATCGATGCGATCGGCCGGCGAGTTCGACGGAGTCCGGGCCGCGAAGCGCGACTTCTCGTTCAACCTCTCCGGCCACGTCAACCACACCGTCTTCTGGGAGAGCATGAGCCCCGACGGCGGCGGCGCTCCCGAGGGCGACCTCGCGGCGGCGCTCGAGTCGCAGTTCGGCTCGTTCGAGGCGTTCCAGGCGGAGTTCACCGCGACCGCGAACGCGGTCGAGGGCGACGGCTGGGCGATGCTGTTCTACGAACCGCTGGCCGACGCGCTCGTCGTCGGACAGGTCGAGGACCAGAACGAACTCGCCCACCAGCGCGCGGTGCCGATCCTCGCGCTCGACGTCTGGGAGCACGCCTATTACCTCCAGTACGAGAACGATCGCGAGGCCTACGTCGAGGCGTGGTGGAACGTCGTCGACTGGGGCGGCGTCGGGAAGCGATACGAACTGCTCACGGAGACGGCCGGGACCGAACTCGAGGCCGATGGGGTGCGATCTAGCTGA
- a CDS encoding disk-shape morphogenesis protein volactin, with amino-acid sequence MAKGLDVGTMNILSAQQDGNDTVFVQQRNSFVEIEYSDMAEQMLSRSEVLHIRKDDKVYVVGDDALNFANIFNKETRRPMKHGILSNDEKSAIPMMKLIIEQVVGEPAYPDEKLYFSSPADPIDSDLSTLYHQKTIESFLDDMGYDSEPINEGMSVIYSELADNNFTGLGISFGAGMTNVCLAYYAVPVMKFSVARGGDWVDEQAARATGTPVDKVTSIKEDDFELDFTTDVGGVEGALSIYYENLLDYVIENIVKEVDEEDVEEGLDVPVVVTGGTSSPSGFEALFRDHLEDANIPFSISGVTHANEPLYSVARGGLVAARSDEDVDHEADDDVEAEAEAE; translated from the coding sequence ATGGCGAAAGGCCTAGACGTTGGAACGATGAACATCCTGTCAGCACAACAGGATGGGAACGATACGGTATTCGTGCAGCAGCGTAACTCCTTCGTGGAAATCGAGTACTCGGATATGGCCGAGCAAATGCTCTCGCGGAGCGAAGTTCTTCATATCCGGAAGGACGACAAGGTGTACGTCGTCGGCGACGACGCACTCAATTTCGCGAACATTTTCAACAAGGAGACCCGCCGACCGATGAAACACGGGATCCTCTCGAACGACGAGAAGAGCGCGATCCCGATGATGAAGCTCATCATCGAGCAGGTCGTCGGCGAGCCCGCGTATCCGGACGAGAAGCTCTACTTCTCTTCCCCGGCGGATCCGATCGACTCGGACCTCTCGACGCTGTACCACCAGAAGACGATCGAGTCGTTCCTCGACGACATGGGATACGACTCCGAACCGATCAACGAAGGGATGTCCGTCATCTACAGCGAACTCGCGGACAACAACTTCACCGGACTGGGCATCAGCTTCGGCGCCGGCATGACGAACGTCTGCCTGGCCTACTACGCGGTGCCCGTCATGAAGTTCTCCGTCGCCCGCGGCGGCGACTGGGTCGACGAGCAGGCCGCCCGCGCGACGGGCACGCCCGTCGACAAAGTCACCTCCATCAAGGAGGACGACTTCGAACTCGACTTCACGACCGACGTCGGCGGCGTCGAGGGCGCGCTCTCGATCTACTACGAGAACCTGCTCGACTACGTCATCGAGAACATCGTCAAGGAAGTCGACGAGGAGGACGTCGAGGAAGGACTGGACGTCCCCGTCGTCGTCACCGGCGGCACCTCGAGCCCCAGCGGCTTCGAGGCGCTGTTCCGTGACCACTTAGAGGACGCGAACATTCCGTTCTCGATCAGTGGCGTGACCCACGCGAACGAACCCCTCTACAGCGTCGCACGCGGTGGCCTCGTCGCCGCCCGATCCGACGAGGACGTCGACCACGAGGCCGACGACGACGTCGAAGCGGAAGCCGAAGCCGAATAA
- a CDS encoding DUF7139 domain-containing protein, with product MSAEQSPDGFLFDLYRRYIGEPEDRTDVYVGFGLFLGGIGLASIALLLFLWSSTFEARSAAHITWAEPAYGIVMIALPLLMLGIVVLLPSERRVLYTSIAGVAVTLVAVVGFLYAYPDDWNGYGADYTAQVVAIYAIGLAGLTASTGAALIAHYLDMAQRVQAVETDDEDEEDELTDADVRGDIDEAMEDVELSWGGVQKTEHKRLSFSEDELDEVSIDADAGTKTTRSTGVDAQVAGLKGLKGGETKTTTSQSTVDDQTAKLKELREQQRAEEMATADDDGSPLSGLLARLRQLLGQE from the coding sequence ATGTCAGCGGAACAGTCTCCAGACGGATTTCTCTTCGACCTCTACCGTCGGTACATCGGCGAGCCGGAGGATCGAACCGACGTCTACGTCGGCTTCGGTCTGTTTCTCGGCGGCATCGGCCTGGCAAGCATCGCGCTGTTGCTCTTTCTGTGGAGCAGTACGTTCGAAGCCCGCAGCGCGGCCCACATAACGTGGGCCGAACCCGCGTACGGTATCGTCATGATCGCGCTCCCGCTTCTCATGCTGGGGATCGTGGTCTTGCTCCCCTCCGAGCGCCGGGTGCTGTACACGTCGATAGCGGGCGTCGCCGTTACGCTCGTGGCCGTCGTCGGCTTCCTGTACGCCTACCCCGACGACTGGAACGGTTACGGAGCCGACTACACGGCGCAGGTCGTCGCGATTTACGCGATCGGTCTCGCCGGCCTGACGGCGTCGACCGGCGCGGCGCTGATCGCCCACTACCTCGATATGGCCCAGCGCGTCCAGGCCGTCGAAACTGACGACGAGGACGAGGAGGACGAACTCACCGACGCCGACGTTCGGGGCGACATCGACGAGGCGATGGAGGACGTCGAACTCTCCTGGGGCGGCGTCCAGAAGACCGAACACAAGCGTCTGAGTTTCTCCGAGGACGAGTTGGACGAGGTCTCGATCGACGCCGACGCCGGGACGAAGACGACCCGTTCGACCGGCGTCGACGCGCAGGTCGCCGGACTCAAGGGACTGAAAGGCGGCGAGACGAAGACGACCACCTCGCAATCGACGGTCGACGATCAGACGGCGAAACTGAAGGAACTCCGCGAGCAACAGCGGGCCGAGGAGATGGCGACGGCCGACGACGACGGCTCGCCGCTGTCCGGCCTGCTCGCCCGGTTGCGTCAACTGCTGGGTCAAGAGTAA